From a region of the Alnus glutinosa chromosome 1, dhAlnGlut1.1, whole genome shotgun sequence genome:
- the LOC133852698 gene encoding reticulon-like protein B14, whose product MSRYSAYSDHQGQSHGRLFGRERSLHDILGGGKVADILLWKNNKLSAAVLAGFTIIWLLFEVAEYHFVTLLCHLLIITMLIIFIWFKAAGLTERSPPSIQEIRLSESTCRHLLAKVNWFLFKFYEISSGKDLTHFFLAVACLWLLSVVGTYFSSLSLSYIVFLGIQTLPVLYERYEKEVDYLATRGNQDVKKWYRKFDSNVLTKIPRGPVKERKFK is encoded by the exons ATGTCGAGATATTCAGCATATTCGGACCATCAAGGTCAATCACATGGAAGATTGTTTGGTCGTGAAAGGTCTTTGCATGACATCCTTGGAGGAGGAAAAG TTGCTGACATACTACTCTGGAAGAACAATAAATTATCAGCTGCAGTCCTAGCTGGGTTCACCATTATATGGCTTCTTTTTGAAGTTGCGGAGTACCATTTCGTGACTCTTCTTTGTCACCTACTCATCATCACAATGCtcattattttcatttggtttaaaGCGGCAGGATTGACCGAAAG GAGTCCACCCAGTATCCAGGAAATTAGACTTTCAGAATCGACATGTAGACACTTGTTAGCAAAAGTTAATTGGTTCTTGTTCAAATTCTACGAAATTTCAAGCGGGAAAGATTTGACACACTTCTTTCTG GCAGTCGCTTGTCTTTGGCTGTTGTCTGTTGTCGGGACTTATTTCAGCTCTTTGAGCCTTTCATATATTG TCTTTCTCGGCATACAAACACTACCTGTTTTGTATGAGCGATATGAAAAGGAGGTGGATTATCTTGCTACCAGAGGCAACCAAGACGTGAAGAAATGGTACAGGAAATTTGACTCCAATGTTCTTACCAAGATTCCAAGGGGACCagtaaaagaaaggaaattcaAATAA
- the LOC133852711 gene encoding uncharacterized protein LOC133852711, which yields MAVSVTILAIIVSLHLIALVLAIGAERRRSTAKVVPDEYDDRTYCVYGTDASTVYGLTAFGLLLISQTVVSGVTRCLCFGKGLVSGSSTTLAIFFFILSWISFLGAEACLLAGSAKNAYHTKYRGAFGAKDLTCATLRKGVFAAGAALTLLSLLGSILYYWAHSRADTGGWEKYQNEGVGMTSSNFPSSFPPQQQQQQNSEFQKV from the exons ATGGCGGTTTCAGTGACCATCTTGGCTATCATCGTCTCTCTGCATCTCATAGCTCTCGTCCTTGCCATCGGCGCCGAACGACGTCGTAGCACG GCCAAGGTGGTACCTGATGAGTACGACGATAGGACGTATTGCGTGTATGGCACCGACGCGTCGACGGTGTACGGGTTGACGGCGTTCGGGCTGTTGCTGATTAGCCAAACGGTGGTTAGCGGCGTTACCAGGTGTCTATGCTTTGGGAAAGGGCTTGTAAGTGGGAGCTCCACCACTTTggccatcttcttcttcatccttTCCTG GATTAGCTTTTTGGGAGCTGAGGCATGCTTATTGGCGGGGTCAGCGAAGAATGCATACCATACCAAGTATAGAGGAGCCTTTGGTGCAAAGGACTTGACATGTGCCACACTCCGCAAAGGCGTTTTCGCTGCCGGAGCCGCTCTTACATTGTTGTCACTGCTGGGCTCAATCCTTTACTACTGGGCTCACTCTAGAGCTGATACTGGTGGGTGGGAGAAGTATCAGAATGAGGGCGTTGGCATGACCAGTTCTAATTTCCCATCTAGTTTCCCAccacagcagcagcagcaacaaaATAGTGAATTTCAGAAGGTCTAA
- the LOC133852718 gene encoding uncharacterized protein LOC133852718 — protein MLGTGLNFGRARGEDRFYDSAKARRAHQNRQSEQLRRAQSDVTAAQSPAPSSANREPENRAGTGEAPKPISVAPPLSNLERFLQAISPSVQAQYLSKTTMKGFRTCDGESQPYFVLGDLWESFKEWSAYGAGVPLILNDSDSVVQYYVPYLSGIQIYGKSKKSSTRLRRPGEDSDSEFRDSSSDGSSDCELERGLKYVHEQRGHHNPSTEIPHRMDSLSLREYLAVINEDFSSDEGESVNSQGCLRFEYLERDLPYSREPLADKIADLACSFPELKTLRSCDLLPSSWISVAWYPIYRIPTGPTLKDLDACFLTYHSLYTPVEGARTPLVTNPGEMDGVPKMSLRVFGLASYKFKGPLWTPNGGFERQLANSLLQEADSWLRLLQVNHPDFVFFSRR, from the exons ATGTTGGGGACCGGGTTAAACTTCGGGCGGGCACGGGGAGAGGACCGGTTTTACGACTCGGCGAAGGCGCGTAGGGCCCACCAGAACCGGCAGAGCGAGCAGCTCCGGAGAGCCCAGAGCGACGTCACGGCAGCCCAGTCGCCGGCACCTTCGTCGGCGAACAGGGAGCCGGAGAACCGGGCCGGGACCGGCGAGGCTCCCAAGCCGATCTCCGTGGCTCCGCCGCTGAGCAACCTCGAGCGGTTCTTGCAGGCGATCTCGCCCTCCGTGCAGGCTCAGTATCTCTCTAAG ACGACAATGAAGGGATTTAGGACTTGTGATGGAGAGTCTCAGCCGTACTTTGTGCTTGGTGATCTATGGGAGTCTTTCAAGGAGTGGAGCGCTTACGGTGCCGGAGTGCCTCTAATATTGAATGACAGCGACTCTGTTGTTCAGTACTATGTCCCGTATTTGTCCGGTATACAGATATATGGCAAGTCCAAGAAGTCGTCGACAAGGTTGAG GCGACCAGGTGAGGATAGTGACAGTGAGTTCCGAGATTCAAGTAGTGATGGTAGTAGTGATTGCGAACTCGAAAGAGGATTGAAGTATGTCCATGAGCAACGGGGTCATCACAATCCATCAACTGAGATTCCTCATAGGATGGATAGTTTGTCTTTGAGGGAGTACCTTGCTGTAATTAATGAAGACTTTTCTAGTGATGAGGGTGAATCTGTGAATTCTCAAGGTTGCCTGCGTTTCGAGTATCTTGAGCGGGACCTGCCTTATAGCCGCGAACCCTTAGCTGACAAG ATAGCAGATCTTGCTTGCAGTTTTCCTGAGCTAAAAACACTCAGAAGTTGTGATTTACTACCTTCTAGCTGGATTTCTGTGGCATG GTATCCCATCTACAGAATACCCACAGGGCCTACATTAAAAGATCTGGATGCTTGCTTTTTGACGTATCATTCTCTTTATACACCTGTGGAAG GTGCTCGGACTCCACTGGTGACAAATCCCGGCGAGATGGATGGTGTCCCTAAGATGTCCTTGCGGGTTTTTGGTTTGGCTTCATACAAATTCAAAGGGCCCTTGTGGACACCTAATGGGGGATTTGAGCGCCAATTGGCAAACTCCCTTTTGCAGGAAGCCGACAGCTGGTTAAGACTGCTTCAGGTCAATCATCCTGATTTCGTGTTTTTCTCCCGTCGGTGA